In the Treponema maltophilum ATCC 51939 genome, CGGCGGACTCTGCATTACCGGCAGACGGAAGCTCCCGCGCAAAAACGCGGCCGTCGAGCGTAACCGGGCGCAGCAAAAATTCTTTGCGTTTTTTTTCGGTTAAGCCGGCAAACTCGGCAGCCGAAAGCGAATGCGCAATTTTTCCGTCTTTAAGAATAAGCGCGCGGTCGATAATGTCTTTAAGAAAATACAGGCGGTGCTCGCTGATAATAATCGTCTTTCCCGCCGCCTTCAGTTTGCGCAAAACCTGAGCAATCTTTTCGATATAAAACACATCCAAATTGGAAGTCGGCTCATCGAACAAAATAATGTCGGTATCGGAGGCAAGAGCTGATGCGATCGCAATCATTTGTTTTTCGCCGCCCGAAAGGTTGAAAATATTGCGGTCGAGCAAGTGCCCGATATGCAAAAACGATGCGATTTCTCCAAGGCGCTCGCGCATAAGGTCGATCGGCGTTCCCGTGTTTTCAAGAAAAAAGAGTATTTCTGAGGTGGTATCCAAATTGAAAAACTGCGATTTGGGATTTTGAAACACCGTCGCGGCCTTTTTCGACACTTCATAAATGGGCAAATTCGCGATGTTTTCGCGGCCGATAAGCACGCTGCCTGAAAGAGCGCCTTCGTAATAGCGCGGGATTAAACCGTTCAAGAGGCGTAAAATGCTCGTTTTGCCGCAGCCCGAAAGTCCGGTAAGCAACAGACATTCGCCTTTGCGCACCTGAAAGGACACGTCGTTTATCGCCGCAGCGTCATTTTGTGCCGCATAGTTGAAGATGATATTTTCTATTTCGGCCGCAGGCGAAGCGTCGATCATACGTTTTCCGTATTCGTGCATGACCATATCGGCTATTCTCCTGCAAAGAGGTTAAGACCGAATAAATCGCGCATGAGACTGAAATGTTTATCAAATGAAAACAACAAAAGATTATTGTTAATGGCATTTTGTGCAATGATTAAATCGGGAATGCCGACCTTGTTTATACCGTTCGTTATGTTCTGCGTCTGCATATCGATAATTTCGTTCCAGTCTATTTCGAGTTCTATTCGTTTAATCGCAAGCAAGAGCTGTTTTAATTTATACTCTTTTTTCAGATTAATTGACGGAAGCAATTCGGCAAGCACAAGATTATTGATACAAAGCGTGTTGTTATGTATCAATTTTTTGAGCACGACTGAGCGTGCAGAGCCTTTAAAATATTCTATCCAAACGGAAGTGTCGACCAGTACCATCTTACGTCCTTTTTCTCAATGTATCCAAATCGATATCCATATCGACCTTTCCATAATAGCTTTCCAACTGTTGCAGTTTCTCTTTTTGTATCAAATTTTCAAGTGCGTGTGTGATAACCTCCGTTTTTGTCGTAATTTTTGTCAGTGCCATCGCTTCTTCGAGCAGAGTATCCGACAAATCCAGCGTCGTTCTCATAAATATCCTCCGTATGCATATTATAACATTGCATTATATGCATAATCAATATTTACCACGCATGCAGCCGCGAGCCGATTACCGCGCAAAAGCCGGCGATAATGTACAGCGACACAAAGATGTCGGCAAGACCGAAGCGGGCGTTTTTGTAGCGGATTTTTTTGCCCGGCGAATCGACGCCCTTGGTGTGTCCCGCAGCCGCAAGCTCATCGCCGATGCGCGAAGCCGACGATAAGAGCGGCACCATCACGTATTCGAGCGTTGCAAGCGGGTGCAAAACGACGTTCAGTGCGTTTAAGCCGATGCCGCGCATTTTCATCGCATTTTTTATGCAGCGGTATTCTTCGCCGAGCGTCGGGAAAAAGCGGAACATCACCGAAAGCGTGATGACCAAACTTTGCGGCACTTTCAGTTTTTCGAGCGCGCTCATCAAAAGTCCGACCGGCGTGGAATCTATAAGGTATTTGCCGGCGACAATCGGCAACATAAAACGGCGCGCCATAAATGACACCGGCAATACCACCGTGCTGAAAACTCCCGTCCCTTGCGGAATATATGAAAGAGCGGCAAGCACAAGAAAAAAGGCCGTCAGCTTTACCGCCGTTTTTGCCTGTCCGTTGAAAACAAACAAACAGGCAAACAGCAGCATATTGACAAGTTCAACATACATAGGAACGAAAGCCGTAATCGAAAACCCCATGCACAGCACAAGAAAAAATTTGGTTCTCGGATCAAGAACGAGCCTTGCCTGTTGTTCCAATTACACCAGCCCCGCTTTTACAAAATGCTTTTTAAGGATTTTTTTACCTAAAAGGCCGCCGAGGATGCCGCCGGCAAAAGCGGTAACATAGAGAAGCGGCATAATCCATATCGGAAGGCTGACAAGCTGCTCCGCGTATGCGGCGCCCATCATTTTTTCGGTCAGGGCACGATATTGATCGGTGAATATATAAATCTGCCAAAAAGCTCCGCACAGCCACAAGGACATAATCGCATAGCCTACGATGCTTCCTTTTACGGTTTTATAGCCGAAGAGTTTACGCACAAGTTCGGCAAGGGCGGCAACAATGAGCGAGTGGATTGCAACCACCGGCGTGTGTCCCATCAGTGTCATAAGGCAGCCGGGAAGGGCCGCAAAGATGAATAGACCGAACGGTTTTTGTACTTTCGCAAGCAAAAACATTACCGCAATTCCTAAAACAACGCTCACTGCAAAGGGGAAAAACAAATACGTTACTACTAAAAAGCCGAACGGCATGCCGACGATGAAAAGTCCGGCAAAATAAATAACGGAGAAAATACCGATATTAACCAAATCCTTTAACACAAGGCGGTTCTTTCCGCCGGACTGTAATTGTGTTTGTTCCATAAAAATACTCCTTTTCTTATAAGGGAGAGGGAAGCAACCCCGTTCAGGGCAGGGTTTCCTCCCTCTCCCTTTAACCCTCTCTCTCCCCAAAATAAGCCTTTTATCCGTTCCGGCATGGACGCCGGAAATGCCATTCCGCCATAGTTGGCGGGGAAAACCGGCGGCGGGCGAGGTATTTGCCCCGCACGTTCCGGCATGGACGCCGGAAACGCCATACGTGCCCGAGTTTGCGGAGCAAACTCGAGTTAAAAATCGGACTTAGGATGTCCGATTTTTAAACCTTCCACTCGATGCCTTTTTTGAAGTTCTCCCACATACCGGCATAAAGACCTTTGCGCTTGAGCAGCTCGGCATGCGTTCCCGTTTCGGCAACCCTGCCCTCATCGATGACACAGATTGTTAGGGAACAATTTTCATAAGTTTAAGCATAAATCCATAAGATTTATACTGTTTTTTCAAGCCATCAATTGCAGAGACCGACAAAGCTGAAGTTGAATAAAGTGCATAGGCTACATCAGTACTTTTATATTTTCTCATGATAAGCTGTGCAAGAAATCCACCAAGAGATGCTCCTATAAAAATAGGATTTTCAATTTTCAACTGCCCAACAAACTTTATGACAAAATCCGCAAGTTCTTCAATGTTGTTAATTTCCATTGGATAATCAAAGGTAAGAATTTGATAGTCCTTCTCCATTTGTTTCAGATGATTGAACCAGACAATGCTACAGCCGGTTCCACCCACAAGATACACCAAATTTATTTTGCTTTCCGAATTTCAACATATCAGGTATTTTACCTCTATGTCATCCACTTTCATTTTAGAAAACGGATGAGTGTTCTGAAACGATTTAAGTTCTTCTGCAAACGTCATATTATCACCTCCATAAAATTCAAATTAAAATAAAGATACACACAAACCAACTATCAGACACACCGGAAGTCCAAGTGCGGAACCAATGCAGGATTGCTTAATATGAAACAGATAATCCTTATATTCTGACATATCCTCTGTCCCCTGAATACGCACTTTCTTAGAATGGCAAAACCAAACACAGTCCAAAATAAAGGCATCGTACCATGTAATCGCCAGCCAAATAATATACGACTGAAGAAAACCACTCACAAAAGAAGTTGTACCGTTGATTTTATACATAATGAGAGCAAAAACTACAGGCAACACTATCATGCAAAGACATTTTCTCAGCATTTCCTTCTTAGAAAAACGCTTCTTTCTGTCTTCTACAAGACCTAATTCCACGCAACGTCTACGTATTTGTGGCGGGTAATCACCAATGGCACTTAATGGGTCTTTCAACACCCTGGGGACTATCAAAATCGTAAATAAAATAATTCCAATTATAATCTCTATAAAAAGTATCATCCTTATCCAACTCCTTCTGTAGCGTATAAGTATCCTAATGAAACTTCAAATTTTCTTTATTATAGCACTGTTTAAAAAGTGATACAACATATAAGAAGGACAGGGCTCAATAAATGTCCTGTCCATATCATTATGCTATGAATGCATCAGTTATCAGGGCTCCAGCCTATCCACAAATACAGTTCATAATTACGCTTAAGGGCTCAGAATTGCTACGCCTTGCTTGCAATTCCTTAAAAATCCCGACTTACAGCTATTGTTCCGGCAGGACGCCGGGAAAGCTGTATGTTATCGACGTTTTTACAAAGCCGTTATGCTTTCGAAAACTCGCCGTACTTTTCCCCGTGAGGACATCCTGCCCGTACTCTCTCCCCAAAATAAGCCTTTTATCCGTTCCGGCATGGACGCCGGAAACGCCATTCCGCCATAGTTGGCGGGGAAAACCGGCGGCGGGCGAGGTATTTGCCCCGTACGTTCCGGCATGGATGCCGGGAACGCCATACGTGCCCGAGTTTGCGGAGCAAACTCGAGTTAAAAATCGGACTTAGGATGTCCGATTTTTAAACCTTCCACTCGATGCCTTTTTTGAAGTTCTCCCACATACCGGCATAAAGACCTTTGCGCGCGAGCAGCTCGGCATGCGTTCCCGTTTCGGCAACCCTGCCCTCATCGATGACGCAGATTTTATCGGCATTTACGACCGACGAAAGGCGGTGGGCGATCATAATGACGGTTTTGTCTTTGAGCAGCATGTCGAAGGTTTTTTTGATTTTGTATTCGTTTTCGGCGTCGGCAAAGGCGGTCGCTTCGTCAAGTACAATAATCGGTGCGTCCTGCAGCAGGGCGCGGGCAATGGCAAGCCGCTGCGCTTCTCCGCCGGATACATAGGTGCCCTTGGTACCGTAGACGGTGTCTATACCGGCCGGCAGTTTTTCGATGATGTCCATGCACTCGGCTTTGCGAAGCGCGTCAAGCACTTCTTCGCGGCTTGCGTCTTTTTTGCCGTAGCGGATATTTTCAAAAATGCTTTCTTTAAAAAGCTTATTTTCCTGAAACACAAAGCCGACGGTGTGCAAAAGGTCGCTTGTTTTAATATCGCGGATATCGACGCCGCCGATGCTGATCGAACCCGAATCGACTTCCCAAAAGCGGCCGAGCAAATTGACGAGGGTGGTTTTGCCGCCGCCTGAAGGCCCAACCAACGCGGTCAGCGAATGTTCGGGGATATACAAACCGATGCCGTTCACGGCGGGGCGGGCGGCGGTTTGCGGTATTTTATCGCCGCCGGGGTTTGTGTTCCCTGCGGCCGCCTCAGCAGCTCCGGCCGTTTCCGTTTTATACGAAAATACCACATCCTTAAATTCTATATCGTATTTTTCGGGCAGCGTTGATTTTTCCGGTTCCTTTGTCGGCGGTGCTTGCAGTATGTCTTCGATACGGTTGAGTGCATCGTTCGATCGCTGATGGAACGAATTGGCGTACATAATCTTCATCAGCATACCGTAGGTAACCGGTGCAAAGGCAAGATAAAATACAAAGCTGTAAAAAAAGCGCGGATCGAGCGTTGTACTGCCTGCCATCAAAAGGGCTGCGGGCAGCAGGAACAAAAATCCCATTTTGATGAGCGATAAAAAAATTGCATAGCCGTTTTCCCACGACATCGAATATTGCAGGACGAACTCTTTGTAGTTCATAATCGACGTATAAAAATTCTTAAAATAATACACGGACTGATTAAAGGTTTTGATAACCGAAATACCGCGCACGTATTCGGTACCGGCGTTGTTCATCTGTTCGAGCGCGTCTTCGTACTTTTGCATAAAGCCCGAGTTTGAGCTGATCCGCATTAAAACCGCCTGTAAAACAAAGGCGAGTACGAGCGGAATAAGCGAGATAAGTCCGAGCCGCCAATCGAAAATCAGCATGAGAGCGAGTATCGCAAAGGGCGACACGATGTTTTGCGCGATGTCGGGCAGATTGTGCGCGATGAGCGTTTCAAGCTGATTGACGTTCTTTTCAAACACCTTGCGCACCTTGCCGCTTTCGTGCGTGATGTGCCAGCCGACGGGCAGTTCCGCAAGCGCTTCCGTCATCCGGATCGAAAGGTTTTGCTGAATCGTAAACGCGGTTGCGTGCGAAAGCATGAGCGCCGCATAATACAGCACAAAGCCCGCAGCGGCCGAACCGACTGCCCACAGCCCGCAGCGTGCAAGGGAGGCGGCGTTTACCGCTTCGTTTGCTATAGCGGCGGCGATTACATCGCGCATTACAAAATACACCATGATATACGGCACAAAACTCACAAGGGCGCTCAAGCCGGAAAGTACGAGCGACAGCGATAAAAACGCCCGGCTTTTCCCCGCATAGCTTAAAAGCCGCTTGATCGCTTGCTGTTTGGCGGGATTTCGTTCCGCGCGCGGCTCCGCCAGCTTTCGATTTTCCGTCCGATTTTCCGATGCCCGTTTTTTTGCTTCATTCATATTCATCCTCTTTTCCACGGAATAAAGCGGTTGACCCGTTTGCAATATGCGCTATATTCATCGCCGAAGCGTTCGGCAAGCCATTTTTCTTCCGTCAATTTCATAAACACGGTAAGGTACAGCCAAAAAAGCGGCGGCAAAATCAATACGTACCGATTCCGGCAAAACAGCAGTGCGCCGGTACAAATAAATAAAAATGCCGAATAAATGGGATTGCGCACAAGAGCATACACGCCGCCGGTTGCAAGCCGGTTCGATTTTATTTTAATGTCGATGCGCGCGCCGAATACCGCCGCGCACCACAGTGCAATGCCGCCCGCAATGCACAGGATTCCGGCAATGACAAAAAGAATTGCGGTTCGCGTGCCGTTCACATTTCCGCCGCCAAGCACACCGAATTTTACAAGCGCAGTGCCCGCAGCCGTGAGCGCAATCATAATCGCGATGCACACCGGTCCGACGCCCATCACCGGAAGATGCTCTTGCTCATTTTCTTTCGTTTCATTCATAGACAATCACCTATTACCGTTAACAATTATTATGCCGACCACTGCTCGCTTTCCCGCTGCAGCCTGTACATCTGTCGATAAATGCCGTTCTTTTCCATCAACTCGGAATGGGTGCCGGTTTCGGCAATCGTTCCCTTGTTGAGTACGATGATTTTGTCGGCGTTTTCGACCGTACGCAAACGGTGCGCGATAACGATAACGGTTTTACCTTTTATAAGCGTACCGATGGCATGCTGAATAATCGTTTCGTTTTCGGGGTCGAGGGCGGCAGTTGCTTCGTCCAAGAGGATGATCGGCGCGTCTTTTAAAAGGGCGCGTGCGATGGAAAGCCGCTGGCGTTCTCCGCCCGAAAGCGTGTAGCCGTTTTCACCGATTTCCGTGTCGTAGCCTTGCGGCAATTTTTCGATAAATGAATCGCACTGCGCGGCTTTTGCGGCGGCAAGCACTTGCTCTTTGGTCGCGTTTCGGTTGCCGATCAAAATATTGTTGTATACCGTATCGTTAAAAAGCACGACGTCCTGAAACACAATCGAAAAGGCTGCGAGCAGGGTTTCAGGATCCACGGCGGAAACGTCGACGCCGCCGACGCTCACCGTGCCCGATGAAGCGTCCCAAAAGCGTGCGGCCAAGCGGGCAATCGTGGATTTTCCGCAGCCCGAGTGTCCGACAAGGGCGGTAATTTCGCCCTGCTTTGCGGTAAAGTCGATGCCGCTTACCGTGTCTTCGCCTGCGCCGGCCGCATCACCTTTGCGTTCTGCGGAAACGCCTCCGCTCGGTTCGTTATACGAAAACGATACATTGTCGTAACGAATATCGTAACCGTCCGGCTTAAAAATTTCGCTTCCCGTCTGTTTGGGGTAATTGACAATCGCCTGCTTGCGTTCAACCGCAATCAGCGTATAAAAGAATTCGGCAAGCAGCATAAACACCGTCGTCAACGGATCGAAGATGCGGCAGGCAACCAGCAAAAAGACGACGTACGTCAACAGTTCGATTCGGCCTTGCAACAAAAGATACGCACCGTACGAAATCACAAGCGGAAAGCCGAAGCGAACAAGGGCGGCCATGCCGAACATAAGCGCGCCCATCGAAGCTTCAGCTTTGAGCGCGGCACCCGTTGTTTCGGTAATATCGTTTTTAAGCTTTTGCACATACGAAGTTTTTTTATCGGAAGACTTCAGCACTTTTACATTGTCGATCATCTGCTGCAGCGAATCGTATATCGCGTCTTTGCGCACAATGACGCTTTTCATCTTTTTTTCCGACAGTTTGCGGCAGGCGACGATGACAAAAAATCCGGCGACGGCACAAACGAACAGCGCGATCGTCATGCGCCAATCCAAAAACGCCAAAAGCGCGGCCGCAATCACAATGGAAATAATGCCGCCGAACATTTCCGGCACGACGTTCGAAAGCGCTTGTTCGATCGTCGTAACGTCGTTCAACAGCGTCGATGTCAAATATGACAGATCCTGCCTGCCGAAATACGACAGCGGCAGCTTGCGAAGCGATTCGGCAAGTGAAATGCGCACGTTCGCCGCTTCTTCATACGCTCCGTTGTACGTTCTGCCGTACTTCAGTTTTTCGAGAATGAACAGCACGGCTATCATCGCGGCACCGGCCGCCGACACCGCCCATACATTCGGAGAACGAAAACCCTGCTGCATAATGCGCGCCAAAAAATACTGCAGTACATACAGCGAAAGTCCGAGCGGCACCATCAAAAACAAATTGATAACGACCGAAAGAATAATCGACACACGCACATTGCGCGTTCCCGCATCCGACAAGGCAAAAAATCTTTGCAGCATAATTTCTCCATAAAACTTTTTGTAAAAAGCCGAAGTTTCCGAAAAAAGTTTTCAGCGCTTTCGTACACGCCGGTTGAAAAAGCGCAGTACATAACCGTGTTTGCGGCGCAAACTCAAAGTTAAAGCGAGCGATTTGTGCCGCTCGTTTT is a window encoding:
- a CDS encoding ABC transporter ATP-binding protein — its product is MVMHEYGKRMIDASPAAEIENIIFNYAAQNDAAAINDVSFQVRKGECLLLTGLSGCGKTSILRLLNGLIPRYYEGALSGSVLIGRENIANLPIYEVSKKAATVFQNPKSQFFNLDTTSEILFFLENTGTPIDLMRERLGEIASFLHIGHLLDRNIFNLSGGEKQMIAIASALASDTDIILFDEPTSNLDVFYIEKIAQVLRKLKAAGKTIIISEHRLYFLKDIIDRALILKDGKIAHSLSAAEFAGLTEKKRKEFLLRPVTLDGRVFARELPSAGNAESAGVYDRADSGGKSSAGDSVAQSVQGAQMLHIERLFYRFPKEKNPVVAVENLSLGFGNITALVGKSGQGKSTFVHCLAGLTKPNKEAVYIGERKLSAAKRLALSYLVMQDVGYQLFTESVADEIALGKNKHNRALDTDRVLSALNLTQLKERHPLSLSGGQKQRVSIGAAVASGAQLLIFDEPTSGMDYFHMKETASLIKSVRAPDRLILIISHDFEFLSLVADELLLMENGKIVSQTAFTAAQVEKVFEQLRTDAGRNSSAQYGGIMVGSLPLQW
- a CDS encoding PIN domain-containing protein, with protein sequence MVLVDTSVWIEYFKGSARSVVLKKLIHNNTLCINNLVLAELLPSINLKKEYKLKQLLLAIKRIELEIDWNEIIDMQTQNITNGINKVGIPDLIIAQNAINNNLLLFSFDKHFSLMRDLFGLNLFAGE
- a CDS encoding type II toxin-antitoxin system VapB family antitoxin; its protein translation is MRTTLDLSDTLLEEAMALTKITTKTEVITHALENLIQKEKLQQLESYYGKVDMDIDLDTLRKRT
- a CDS encoding energy-coupling factor transporter transmembrane component T encodes the protein MEQQARLVLDPRTKFFLVLCMGFSITAFVPMYVELVNMLLFACLFVFNGQAKTAVKLTAFFLVLAALSYIPQGTGVFSTVVLPVSFMARRFMLPIVAGKYLIDSTPVGLLMSALEKLKVPQSLVITLSVMFRFFPTLGEEYRCIKNAMKMRGIGLNALNVVLHPLATLEYVMVPLLSSASRIGDELAAAGHTKGVDSPGKKIRYKNARFGLADIFVSLYIIAGFCAVIGSRLHAW
- a CDS encoding MptD family putative ECF transporter S component, whose translation is MEQTQLQSGGKNRLVLKDLVNIGIFSVIYFAGLFIVGMPFGFLVVTYLFFPFAVSVVLGIAVMFLLAKVQKPFGLFIFAALPGCLMTLMGHTPVVAIHSLIVAALAELVRKLFGYKTVKGSIVGYAIMSLWLCGAFWQIYIFTDQYRALTEKMMGAAYAEQLVSLPIWIMPLLYVTAFAGGILGGLLGKKILKKHFVKAGLV
- a CDS encoding alpha/beta fold hydrolase, with protein sequence MGGTGCSIVWFNHLKQMEKDYQILTFDYPMEINNIEELADFVIKFVGQLKIENPIFIGASLGGFLAQLIMRKYKSTDVAYALYSTSALSVSAIDGLKKQYKSYGFMLKLMKIVP
- a CDS encoding ABC transporter ATP-binding protein, with protein sequence MNEAKKRASENRTENRKLAEPRAERNPAKQQAIKRLLSYAGKSRAFLSLSLVLSGLSALVSFVPYIMVYFVMRDVIAAAIANEAVNAASLARCGLWAVGSAAAGFVLYYAALMLSHATAFTIQQNLSIRMTEALAELPVGWHITHESGKVRKVFEKNVNQLETLIAHNLPDIAQNIVSPFAILALMLIFDWRLGLISLIPLVLAFVLQAVLMRISSNSGFMQKYEDALEQMNNAGTEYVRGISVIKTFNQSVYYFKNFYTSIMNYKEFVLQYSMSWENGYAIFLSLIKMGFLFLLPAALLMAGSTTLDPRFFYSFVFYLAFAPVTYGMLMKIMYANSFHQRSNDALNRIEDILQAPPTKEPEKSTLPEKYDIEFKDVVFSYKTETAGAAEAAAGNTNPGGDKIPQTAARPAVNGIGLYIPEHSLTALVGPSGGGKTTLVNLLGRFWEVDSGSISIGGVDIRDIKTSDLLHTVGFVFQENKLFKESIFENIRYGKKDASREEVLDALRKAECMDIIEKLPAGIDTVYGTKGTYVSGGEAQRLAIARALLQDAPIIVLDEATAFADAENEYKIKKTFDMLLKDKTVIMIAHRLSSVVNADKICVIDEGRVAETGTHAELLARKGLYAGMWENFKKGIEWKV
- a CDS encoding methyltransferase family protein; this translates as MNETKENEQEHLPVMGVGPVCIAIMIALTAAGTALVKFGVLGGGNVNGTRTAILFVIAGILCIAGGIALWCAAVFGARIDIKIKSNRLATGGVYALVRNPIYSAFLFICTGALLFCRNRYVLILPPLFWLYLTVFMKLTEEKWLAERFGDEYSAYCKRVNRFIPWKRG
- a CDS encoding ABC transporter ATP-binding protein; translated protein: MLQRFFALSDAGTRNVRVSIILSVVINLFLMVPLGLSLYVLQYFLARIMQQGFRSPNVWAVSAAGAAMIAVLFILEKLKYGRTYNGAYEEAANVRISLAESLRKLPLSYFGRQDLSYLTSTLLNDVTTIEQALSNVVPEMFGGIISIVIAAALLAFLDWRMTIALFVCAVAGFFVIVACRKLSEKKMKSVIVRKDAIYDSLQQMIDNVKVLKSSDKKTSYVQKLKNDITETTGAALKAEASMGALMFGMAALVRFGFPLVISYGAYLLLQGRIELLTYVVFLLVACRIFDPLTTVFMLLAEFFYTLIAVERKQAIVNYPKQTGSEIFKPDGYDIRYDNVSFSYNEPSGGVSAERKGDAAGAGEDTVSGIDFTAKQGEITALVGHSGCGKSTIARLAARFWDASSGTVSVGGVDVSAVDPETLLAAFSIVFQDVVLFNDTVYNNILIGNRNATKEQVLAAAKAAQCDSFIEKLPQGYDTEIGENGYTLSGGERQRLSIARALLKDAPIILLDEATAALDPENETIIQHAIGTLIKGKTVIVIAHRLRTVENADKIIVLNKGTIAETGTHSELMEKNGIYRQMYRLQRESEQWSA